The Acidipropionibacterium virtanenii DNA segment CGATCGCCAGGGACAGCCCGACATCCCACCGGGTGACCGACAGCAGCCTGCGGGTCCGCGCGGGATCCTCGGAGGAGCCGTGGCGGTCGCGGACCAGGGCCGAGTGCATGTAGATGGCGTGCGGCATGATCGTGGCGCCGAGCATCGAGGTGGCCAGGACCAGCGTCCGTTGCCCCTCGAAGCGCGGGACGAGCCCGTCCAGGGCGTCCCCCCAGGACACCCCGGAGACGAACAGGCCGGCGGTGAATCCGATCGTCACCACCAGCAGCATGCCGATGATGACCAGCTCGAAGGCGTGCTGGCTGTGCCGCGACGGGATGGCCAGCAGGCCCATGGACACGGCGCCGATGATGACGCCCCCGGCCAGCAGCGGCAGATCGAACAGCAGGTTGAGGGCGATCGCCCCGCCGATCACCTCGGCCAGATCGGTGGCAGCGGCGACCAGCTCGGCCTGGACCCAGAACGCGATCCGGGCCCATCGATGCTCGATCCGTTCGCCGATGATCTGCGGCAGGCTCTGGCCGGTGACCAGGCCGAGCTTGGCGGAGAGATACTGCACGAGCATGGCCATGACGTTGGAGGCCACCAGCACCCAGACCAGCAGGTAGCCGAACTCGGCGCCGGCCGACAGGTTGGCGGCCACGTTGCCGGGATCGACGTATGCCACCGCGGCTACGAAGCCGGGCCCCAGAAGCCTCCAGAGATGACGGCGGCCGCCGCCATCCCTGTGCAGGGCGCGGTCCACCGCTCCGACATCGCCGAGGTCGCTCACGCACCGCAAACTACCGCATCGCCCCGGGCCGAGGCCCCGCCACGTGCGACAACACGAGTGCGAGCGCTCCGCCCGGAGCACTCCCGGCGGCAGCCGCTCGGCCGATCCGCGGCACTGACCGCCTGTAGGGGCCGTCCGTAGAAGTCGAAATATCAGACCATTGCCGAACTAGTCCATTGTGGTCTGCACGTGCCGGCCCCAAAGAAACCACACCAGTGGCCCCAGGAATGGGAAGCAGAACACGACCACGATCCATACCAGCTTTCCACCCGCCATCAGCCGTGGGCTCTTTGCCACACTCACCAGCGCGGCGATGAACAGCGTGACAAGTCCCACGACCGCGAGAACTGCGAGTAGTAGCATGCCGGCGGACGCCCATGCGGACAGGTCACCGGTCTCCAAGATCTGCATATCCATTCACGTCTCCTTTCTCCACTGAAGCTCAATCGATATGCGTCAACGCTAGTGACCGCTTTCTGCCCGGGAAACCTACCCGGGTAGGACTTCCCAGACCGCGGCCGCCCCGGCCCGAGGATCAGGACGGCACCCTCGGTGGTACTGCGGGATGAGGCCGGACCGGTGTGCCGGCGTCGTGATGAGACCGTGAGTCCCGCAGAAGGGTTCACTATCCGATTGACACCTCCAGAGAACAATTGTCCGGACAATCCGTGCGCTGCGGGCGAAGACTCCCGCCCCGTCCCGCGGGAATAATTCCGCCGGTCCTCGGCTAGGCATCGGACGTCCCTGCATCATCCCTTGTCACAGGGCCCACGTTGAGGCCTCTGCAGAGGCCGTGCCGCACCTTCGGCCAGTCATCTACCCGCACCGCTGCACAGATTCGCACGCCTCCCGTGCCGCGTTTCACCCGGCGCCCGGAAGGTGCGTATAGTTCTTCATGTCAGGTCAAACGGCCTGATACCTCCGGGGAACCGGGGGACGCACGAAGCCGTGCCGGGCGCGGCCGCTTCGTCGTGTCTGGCACCAGTTCATGGAAGCAGGCACTCACATGACCGCCATCTCTCTCAACACCCCGATCCTGGCCACCAACCGCGCCGAGGTCTCCAGCTTCAACGTCAAGGCCGTCGCCGTCATCCTGATGGCTGTCTCCCTGGTGCTGGCCATCACCGGCATCGCGACCTCCTCCCCCGTCATCGTCATCGCCGCCGGGCTCATGACCGCCGGCGCCGGCATCACCCTGGCCTGGAGGTCGATGCTCTCCGAGCTCAACTGACCCGCGGCGGCGCACGGCCGTCGATCCATGCTGAGACGCAACGGTGAGTCTCACGCCTGCGGCTCTTTGAGCCGAGACGCATCCGTATCCCAGTATCGCGAAGGGGCCCGTCACACCGACGGGCCCCTTCGCCGTCCCCAGAGAATCCCCCGCTACTTCCCCATGACGCTCCGACCGGGGGAGGATGCCCGAACCGTCCGGGCTCCGTAGGCTCGGCATGTGAGCATTCGAGGGATACACGGCTGGTTCACCCGGCACCCCATGGTGTGGGACGCCGTCCTCGCGTGCATCCTGTGGCCTCCGGCAGCTGCCGGGACGATGGCTACCGCGACGACCCTGCCACACTTCCTCTGGTCCCTCCTGTTCACCATGCCGTTGATCTGGCGACGCACCCGACCAGATGTTGCAGCCGGCGGTGTGGCCCTGGCCTGTTTGATTCAGCTGGCGGTCTGGCCAGGCCCCATCAGCGGGGATCTCTGCGTCCCCATCGTCATCTATGCCGTCGTCGCCTACGGACAGCCCAGACGCGCCAAGTGGTGGTTGTGGCTCGCCCTGGCCGGCAGCGTCGCGGCCGGACTGTTCTGGACCCTCGATGACGGGTTTCTCACTCGTCACAGCATGCGGACCGCGATCTTCAGCATCATGACTGAGACCATCGTCTGCGCGGTCATCGTGCTGATGGCCTGGTACGCCGGCCGCTTCGCCCGGGAGCGCCGCCTCAACATCGACCAGCTCCGCCGTCGCGCCGAGGACCTGGAACGCGAGCGCGACCAGCGGGTGCGCCTGGCCACCCAGGAGGAGCGCACCCGGATCGCCCGCGAGATGCACGACATCGTCGCCCACTCCCTGTCGGTGATCGTGGTGCAGGCCGACGGCGGGGCCTACCTGGCCCACCATGAGGAGGCCGGCGACGCCGCCACCCGCCTGGAAGCCTCCGGCAGGGCTCTGGACACCGTCGCCGAGACCGCGCGGCGGGCCCTCACCGAGACCCGCCGACTGGTCGGGGTGCTGCGCGACGACTCCGACGAACCGGCCGAGCTGGCCCCCTCGCAGGGGCTGGCGGAACTGCCCGAGCTCATCGCCGAGACCCGCCGGGCGCTCCCCGTGACCCTGGAGGTCGTCGGTGACCCGGACTCCCACCCGCCGCTGCCCGAAGGGGCGGACCTGGCCGCGTACCGCGTCGTCCAGGAATCGCTGACCAACACCCTCAAGCACGCCGGGCCGGCAGCCACGGCCGCAGTGACCATCACCCACGGCCCGGAATCCGTGGAGATCCTGGTGGTCGACGACGGCCGCGGCACAGAGGGCGCCGCCGACGACGGGGCCGGGCACGGGCTCGTGGGGATGCGTGAGAGGGTGGCCGCATGGGGCGGCACCCTGGAGGCCAGGGACCGTCTCGACGGCGGCTTCCAGGTGCGTGCGGTGATTCCCGTCGAGCACTGATCCCCACCACTGGCCGCCGGGCCTCAACCCGACGAACCCATGACCACCACCGAGGAGACGACACCGTGACCGCCGACCACCCCATCCGCCTGCTGCTCGCCGACGACCAGGAGATGGTGCGCGTCGGCTTCCGGATGGTGCTGGACGCCCAGCCCGACATGACGGTGGTCGGCGAGGCCGGCGACGGCGCTGAAGCCGTGCGGCTGACCGCCGAGCTGCACCCCGACATCGTCCTGATGGACATCCGGATGCCGCGGATGGACGGCCTGGAGGCCACCCGCACCATCATCGAGGCCGACCCCGCGGTCCGGGTGCTGGTGCTCACCACCTTCGATCTGGACGAGTACGTCCATGCCGCGCTTCGCGCCGGGGCGGGCGGCTTCCTGCTGAAGGACGCCGGGCCGGCCGAACTGCTGGCCGGCATCCGCGCAGTGAGCTCCGGGGACGCCGTGGTCGCCCCGTCGGCCACCCGCCGGCTGCTGGAACGGTTCCTCCCACACGACTCGGCTGCCCAAGCACCCACCGACCCGAAACTCATCGCCGCGCTATCCGACCGGGAGCGCGAGGTGCTGGTGTGCGTGGGCCAAGGGCTCACCAACACTGAGATCGCCGGGAAGCTCTTCCTGGCCGAGACCACCGTCAAGACCCACATCGGCCACATCCTCACCAAACTGGGGCTGCGCGACCGGGTGCAGATGGTCATCACCGCCTACGACGCCGGCCTGGTGAGGCCCGGCCGGTGAGACGCCTGGCGGCCCGCGTCGCGGACTGGCGGGCATGGCGCAGCAGGGGGCTCCGGCTGGCCTGCACATGCGCGCTGGCGGCGGTGATCGGCGTCATCGTCTTCACCCCGGATCCGGGGGCCGGGCCCGGCCTGGCGCCGCCGCTGGAGTTCACCGCCAACATCGTCATGTTCGTACCGGTCGGGGCCGTGGCCTGGTGGTGGCGCCGGTCGGTGCCGCGCAATGTGGTGGTGGGGCTGGTGGCCACCGTGTTCATCGAGACGATTCAGGGACTCTTCCTGCCCCACCGGGTCGCCGATCCGCGCGACGTCGTCGCGAACACCGCCGGGGCCCTCATCGGATCTCTCGTGTGCTGGTGGACAAGCGCCGCTCTCAGGCGGCGAGATACGCCCTGACCGCTCGCTCGATCAGTTCGGCGTCGGTCAACCCTTCGTCGAGCGCCCTCCGATGCAAAGCCTGCCGGACGTCGTCAGGAAGAACATGCGCGAACCCCGGGCCCCACCGGACCTCGGCGGCGTCCAGACGGTGCTCGGACCATCCGGCCTCGAAGTCCGCTGTGATCTCGTCGAGTTGTTCCGGCGTCAGATCGCTCATCCGTCTCTCCACCTCAACCTTCGCGTGTACCGAGGCCGTGCCCGCATGGCACGAATGATCAGTACCTCTCCAGTGTCCTTCACAACACCACCGATCTTCAGCATCCGACACGAACGATCCATTCCCAGACGGATCGACTTCGGCGGATCCTCCCGCGGGAGGAGGCCCGGAACCGTCCGTCGGCATGATCCGCGACGACGTGGCGGCTTCGTAGCGTCGAGGACGTTGATTCCAGTCCTCAGGAGGCATCCGATGTCACAGACCCGCACCCTTCCCGCCGACCCGGCGGCCCCGCCCGCCGGGGAGATGTCACGGAACGCGGCCGTGCGCGCCGCCGACCTCACCAAGACCTATGGCGCCGACGCCACGCTCGTCCGGGCGCTGGACTCGGTGAGCCTGGAGCTGCCGGCCGGCCATTTCACCGCCATCATGGGAGCCTCGGGCTCCGGGAAATCCACCCTGCTGCACTGCATCACCGGACTCGACGCCCCCACCTCGGGGCAGGTGTGGATCGGCGGCACCGAGATCACCGCGCTGAGCGACGACGACCTCACCCGGCTGCGCCGCGATCACGTCGGCTTCATCTTCCAGTCCTTCAATCTGATGCCGACCCTGGACGCCGAGAAGAACATCCTGCTGCCGCTGAAGCTGTCGAGGCGCAGGGTCGACCGCCAGTGGTTCGACCGGGTCGCCCACCTGCTCGGCATCGACGACCGCCTGGACCACCGCCCCTCCGAATTGTCGGGCGGTCAGCAGCAGCGCGTCGCGGTGGCACGGGCTCTCATCACCCGACCCGACGTCATCGTCGCCGACGAACCCACCGGCGCCCTGGACTCGGAGGCCAGCGACGACCTGCTCGGTTTCCTGCGCAACTGCGTCGACGATCTGGGCCAGACCGTGGTGATGGTCACCCACGATCACCACGCCGCCGGCTACGCCGATCGTGTCGTCACGTTGAAAGACGGCCGAATCGACGAGGACCGCTGGCGCTCGGTGCGCGCTGGCATCCCCGCCCGCGCCGCCACCCACTCCGATCAGGAGGCCTGAGATGATTCACGAACGCCGCAGACTCGTCCCCACCCTGCTGGCCGTCATCCTGGGTATCGCCTTCCTTGCCGCCACCCTCATCATGTCGGCCACCATCAAGAGCTCCATAGTCGCCCAGACCTCCGCCTCGGTCGACGGGGCCGACGCCGTGGTCAGCGCGGACGACTCCACCACCATCCCGACCTCGGCGCTCTCCCGGATCAAGGCTCGTTCCGGTGTCGACGCCGTCGAACCGGCCATCTCCACCACCCTGCAGCGCACCGACCGGGCCTCGACGATCGAGGCGCACCTCACCCCGCCCCTGAGCCACGGCACGAGTCTCGCCTCGGGCCGGCTGCCCAACAACGCCGGCGAGGTGGCCATCAACCCGCTGACCACCGACTCCGGGGTGAAGATCGGTCAGAAGATCAACCTGTCGGGATTCAGTGATGACGCCCCGGCCCGCCGGGTCACGGTCGTCGGGGTGATCTCCCCCGGCCCGCGCGTCTCCACGAACAACGACCAGCAGGTCTATCTGGACGCCGCAACCCTCATGACACTGCGCGGCGAGCAGGGCTACGACACCATCTACGTCTCCGGTTCAGGCGGGCAGGACGCCGTCGCGGCCTCCGTGCGCGCCGTCCCCGGCCTGGACCACAAGGGCATCACCGTACGCACCGCCGACGCCCAGCGCGACGTCCTCACCGACCGGGCAATGGCCGGATCGGGGGCGATGACCGGGTTCATGACGGCCTTCGCCGTCATCGCGCTGGCCGTCGGGGCGATCGTCATCGTCAACACCTTCGGCATCCTGGTGGCCCAGCGCACCCGCACCATGGCGCTGGCCCGCTGCGTGGGCGCCACCCGCGCCCAGGTGCGCCGCTCGGTGATGGGAGACGCACTGGAGGTCGGCCTGACAGGATCGGTGCTCGGCGTGATCGCCGGCGCCGGACTGGCCCAACTCATCATCTCAGTGGCCGGTGACTCGACGAACATCCCGCTCGCCAACTGGATCTCGGTGTCGGCGGCCTCGATCATCGTCCCGCTGGCGGCCGGCACGCTCGTCACCCTGCTAGCGGCCCTTCCCCCGGCCCGGCGCGCCACCCGGGTGCCGCCCGTCGCCGCCCTGTCCCCGGTGATCGCCGAACCGACCCGGCGGATCGGTCGAGTCCGGCTGGTGATCGGCCTGGTGCTCTTCGCCGCCGGGGCGGCGCTGCTGGCCTGGGCGGCCGTAGGCGCCGACTCGATGACGCCGGCCCTTCTGGCCGGGATCGCCGGCGGACTGATGAACTTCGCCGGTGTCCTGGTGCTCGCCGTGATCCTCATCCCCAGGCTGGCCCGCGTCATCGGCCGGGCTGCCGGGCGGGTCGGAGGGGTGCCCGCCGACCTGGCGGCCGAGAACGCCCGGCGCAATCCGGGCCGTGCCGCAGCCACGGTCTCGGCCCTGCTGGTCGGCGTCACCCTCATCGTGATGACCGCCGTGGGCGCGGCCTGCGGCCAGTCGACCATCAACGCGGCCCTGGACAAGGAGTTCCCCTTCGACGCCTCGGTGACCAGCTCGCAGCCCGTGACCCCCGCCATGGTCAAGGCGATCTCCCGCACCGAGGGGGTCGCCTCCGCCGGCGCCGTCCCGCAGGCGGCGCTCACCCTGGGCGTCGAGGGCCACGACGACCGCAGCACCGAGGTGACCGGGCTGGGCTACGGCCCCCAGGCCCGCAGCACCTTCCGCGACACCGCCCCGCTGAAGGGTCTGGACGACCGCCACGCGCTGGTCCAGGCCTCCGGGGTGAGGTCCAGTGACCGCGTCACGCTGAAGTCCGGCGGGCGCACCCTCACCCTCACCGCGGTGGTGCCGGAGGGGGCGGACGCGTCGCTCGGCCAGGTGATGCTGACCTCCACCACGCTGGAGAAGGTGTCCCCCGGTGCGCAGCCCCATCAGGCGCTGGTGCGCTACGCGCAGGGCACCGAGGCCTCCGACGTCACCTCGGCGCTGACCACCGCGCTGGCCCCCTACCCGGGCGCCAGCATCAACTCGGCCGCAGACGAGCGGGCGCAGGTGCAGCAGATCGTCACCATCATGATGGTGCTGGTGATCGGGCTGCTGGCGATCTCGGTGGTCATCGCCCTGGTGGGAGTGGCCAACACCCTGGGGCTGTCGGTGCTGGAACGTACCCGCGAGATCGGCCTGCTGAGGGCGCTGGGACTGACCCGGCGTCAGATCCGCGCGATGTTCGGCCACGAGGCCGTCCAGGAATCGGTGGCCGCCGTCATCGTCGGACTGGTACTCGGCTCGGCCTACGGCATCGCCGGCGCCTACGCCCTGCTGGGCAGCGAGGGAACCGCGACGATGCACATCTCCATTCCCTGGGCCCAGCTGGCCGCGGTGACCGTCGTCGCACTGGCGGCCGGCTGGCTGGCCTCGGTGATTCCGGGACGCCATGCCGCCCGCATCAGCCCGGCGGTCGCCCTGGCCGGGGAGTGATCCCCACGATCCTCCAGGGTTCGCACGCCGCTCCTTGTAATACCTGGAGCGGCGTGCGAACCCTGGAGCGTCGTCGCACGGACCGCTGGATGAGCAGGACAGATGGAGCAGGTGAACCCGGGGGAGCACATCTTCGGCGCACCTCACCATCATGGCCACTCCCCGACCACCCGAGTCGTCCCGCTCGCCGGTATCTAGGATGCGGGGAGTGAGTCAACCCCAGCCCCCCACCGATACAGCGCCCCGAACAGACGGGGCGCCTACCGAGAATCCGAAGGACGAGTCTCCGATCGCCCTGCGCCGGGGCCTGCACAACCGCCACATCCAGCTCATCGCGTTGGGCGGGGCGATCGGCACCGGGCTGTTCTACGGCGCCTCCGACTCCATCTCGGCCGCCGGACCGGCCGTCATCGTCAGCTACCTGATCGGCGGCATCGTCATCTACCTGGTGATGCGGGCCCTGGGCGAGATGAGCGTCCACAACCCGACCTCCGGCGCCTTCTCCGAGTACGCCCACGACTACTGGGGAGATCTCGCGGGCTTCGTGTCGGGCTGGAACTACTGGTTCAACTACATCGCCGTGTCGATGGCCGAGCTGTCGGTGGTGGGCATCTACATCAACTACTGGTTCCCGGACGTTCCCCAGTGGGTCACCGCGGCCGTGGTCCTGATCCTCATCACTGCCATCAACCTGCTCCACGTGCGCGCATACGGGGAGTTCGAGTTCTGGTTCGCCATCATCAAGGTGGTCGCCATCCTCGCGATGATCGCCCTCGGCCTGTGGATCATGTTCTTCGGCGCCGGCGGGCATCCGGCCACCGGCCTCACCAACCTGTGGGCCCACGGCGGATTCATGCCCAACGGACTGCACGGAGTGATGACCGGCCTGGTCGTCGTGATGTTCTCCTTCGGCGGGGTCGAGCTCATCGGCATCACCGCCGGCGAGGCAGAGGATCCGCAGCGCTCCATCCCCAGGGCCATCAACCAGGTGGTCTATCGGATCCTCATCTTCTACGTCGGCGCGATCCTCGTCATCGTCTCGCTGACGCCGTGGACGAGGATCGACGGCAAGGCGAGCCCCTTCGTCCAGATCTTCGACCAGGTCGGGATCCCCGGAGCCGCCGCCATCCTCAACGTCGTCGTCCTCACCGCCGCCGCGTCGACCTACAACTCGGGCCTGTACTCCAACGGCCGGATGCTCTTCTCCCTGGCTCACCAGGGCAACGCCCCGAAGATCCTCGGCAGGGTGAGCCGGCACGGCTCCCCATGGGTCGGCATCATCGCCTCCAGCGTCGTCACCGCCATCGCCGTGGTGCTCACCGCCGTGCTGCCTTCCCAGGCCTTCTCCTACGTCATGTCGATCGCACTGATCGCCGCTTTCATCAACTGGGGGATGGTCGTCATCACCCAGCTGCTGTTCCGCCGGAGGATGGACGCCGACGCCGCGGCGGCGCTGCGCTTCCGGATGCCCGGCGCGCCCGTGACGAACTGGCTCGTCCTGGCATTCATGGCCGTTATCGTCGTGCTGATGATCCTGTCGGGAAACCCGGCCTACCAGATCGCGGTGGGCGTCGGACCGGTCTGGCTCATCATCCTCATCGCCGGCTGGGCGCTGTCTCGGCTCCCCCGGCGCCGACGTGAAGCCGCAACGGACCGGAAGGACTGAGATCGCGATGAGCATTGTGCTGGACTTCCTGGCAGCTCACCAACTCGTCACCATCCTGGTGGTGCTCGCTCTGGGAGCGCTGCTGGGCCAGATCAGATTCGGACCCCTGCGGTTCGGAGCCGCCGGCGCCCTGTTCATGGGCCTGGTGGTGGGGGCACTCGACCCGAGGCTGGGCCAGGGACTCGGCAGCATCAAGGCCCTGGGCGTCGTGCTCTTCTGCTACACGGTGGGCCTCGCGGCGGGCGCGACCTTCATCTCCGACCTCAAACGGCAGTGGTCGCTCATGGTCGCAGGGGTCGTCGGGCTGGCCGCGATGGCCGCCGCCGCCCTGGGACTCGGCCGCCTCTTCGGCCTCACCTCCCCCCACGTCGCCGGGCTCTACGCCGGCGTTCTCACCTCCCCGGCCATCGACGCCGCCCAGGAGGCCACCCAGGGGGCCGGCGACACGCTGGTGGGCTACGCCATCTCCTACCCGGTCGGCGTCATCGTGGCGATGATCATGGTGTCCTTCGTGGCCGGCAGGAAGTGGCCGGCCACCAAGGACAACACCTCGATGGCCGAGGCCGGCCTCACGGCGGTGTCCACCGTCGTCGACCGGGAGACGTCGATCCGCGCCACCCCCGGGTTCACCGACGACCAGATCCGCATCTCCTATCTGCTGCGCGAGGGCGAGATGCAGCTGGCCACCCCCGACGACGACCTCCACGTCGGCGATCAGGTGCTGGTGGTCGGCAATCCCGACGACGTCGAACGCGCCGTCGAACACCTGGGCCACCGCTCCAAGAAGCGCCTCACCGACGATCGCAACACGGTGGACTTCCGACGCTTCCTGGTCTCCAACCCGGCGCTCATCGGGCGGCGGCTCGGAGACATCGACGTGCGCGGACGCACCAACGGCAAGGTCACCCGGGTACGCCGCGGCGATCTGGACATGCTGGCCAATGACGACATCATCCTCCAGCCCGGCGACCGGGTGCTGGCCGTGGTGCCCGCCAACCGGCTGTCGGACGCCGCCGACCTCTTCGGCGACTCCGAGGCCCGCGTCTCCCAGGTCGACGCCCTGTCCCTGGGACTGGGGGCCGCCATGGGACTGGTCCTCGGCGCGATTCTGGTGGCGCTGCCCGGCGGCCTGAAGTTCGAGCTCGGTGCCGCCGCCGGACCGTTGGTGATGGGCATGATCCTCGGGGCGGTACACCGCACCGGGCCGCTGCGCTGGGACCTGCCCCACGCCACCAACAACATCCTGCGCCAGCTCGGCCTGATGATCTTCCTGGCTTGCGTCGGCCTGGCCTCGGGCCCGGCATTCACCTCCCAGGCCCTCAGCTGGCACGGGTTGGGGATCGTCGTGGTCTCCACCGTGTCCCTGATCCTCGGCGGACTCATCCTGCTGGTGGCGGCCCGGCGTCTGGGGCTCTCGGCGCAGCGGGCGGCCGGCGGCTTCGCCGGGTTCGTCGGTCAGCCGGCCATCCTCGGCTACGCCAACTCCCTGGCCAACGACGAGCGGATCGATTCGGCCTACGGGGCGCTGTTCGCCCTGGGAACAGTGGTCAAGATCATGCTCGTCCAGGTCATCGCGTTGCTTTGACAGAGGGGGAGACGACTCCCCCACGCTCGCGCAGGCGCTCGCTGCCCCCTCGACGGACGGCTCTGGTGGAACTTGAGATTGCCACCGTGGCCGGCCGCTGCGGTCCGGATCCGCGACCGCGTCCGGCCGCTGCCTTCCCGAGCGACGATCTGCGGTCGTCAGCTCCGGGCGTGCTCGGTCCGCGCCACCTGATCGGCCAAGTCCTCGGGGGCCAGGTCGGCCCGTTCGAACTCGGTGGTCAGCGGCAACCTCAACTGCAGGTCCGTGCCCACGCACACCTCGACCGACCCCGAGCTGATCTCGAAATCGACGACGTGACCGCCGTGGGTCCGGCCCTCGTCGATGAAGTGGACGTGGCAGCCGGGCACCGAGATGCCCTGCTGGTACACCGGGGTGCGGAACCCCACGAAGGTGCCGTCGACCTCCTCGAGACGCACCACCTCCTCCCCGTCGGTGGCCTGGACCATCGGACGGAAGGGCTTGGCCTGTTCGACGACGGTTCGCGTCGTGACCCACTCGACATGCCCCCGGATCCGCAGCGCATACATGTAGTTGGCGCTGGGAAGCAGCCCGTCGATGAGTTTCGACAGGTCGGGACGGTGCAGCGGGCGGGTGATCTCCAACCGGTGCGAGGGGACGAAGTTCGTCACCGTGGCATAGGGCGTGAACTGGCTCATCGCCGCCGGCCGGGTGGTGCCGTCGGAGCGCAGCTGGAAGCACCTCCCGTCGAGGATGATCATCTCCCCGTCCAGGGCGTTGAAGGTCCCGATGCCGAAGGAGCCGTGGGAGAGCAGCTCGCCGATGGACATCTCATCCTCGTAGACGCCGTCCATGAGCGAGGAGATGAGGCTGGTCTGGAAGAACTCGTGCCGGTTCACACATCCAGCTTAAGCACGCCGCCATGCTGGATGACATCCGTCGAGGCCCGCGGGGCTCATGGCCGGACCAGGATGCGGATCGGATTGTTCCGGTGCTGCTCCAGATCCTCGATACCGCGCTGCACCTCGTCCAGGGGCACCACCTCCGAGATCGACTCCGACAGGTCGAGGCGATGGTAGGAGAGCATCTCGGCGAGCATGGCGATGTCCTGGCCGTGGTAGCCCAGATGCCCCATGACCCTCTTGCGCTCCAGGTTGAAGTTCATGAAGGGTCCCGCGTCAATGCTCTGGCTGGACAGTCCCAGCGAGACAGCCTTGCCGTTGACGTCCAGGGAGTCCACGGCAGCGCGCAGGGTGGGCCTGATGCCGACGGCGTCGAAGGCGACGTC contains these protein-coding regions:
- a CDS encoding Nramp family divalent metal transporter, yielding MGPGFVAAVAYVDPGNVAANLSAGAEFGYLLVWVLVASNVMAMLVQYLSAKLGLVTGQSLPQIIGERIEHRWARIAFWVQAELVAAATDLAEVIGGAIALNLLFDLPLLAGGVIIGAVSMGLLAIPSRHSQHAFELVIIGMLLVVTIGFTAGLFVSGVSWGDALDGLVPRFEGQRTLVLATSMLGATIMPHAIYMHSALVRDRHGSSEDPARTRRLLSVTRWDVGLSLAIAGSVNIAMLLLAASSLFGVHGIDGIQAAHAAIGHALGPVVALIFAIGLLASGLASTSVGAYAGAEIMKGLLHIRVPLLTRRLVTLIPALVLLATPISPTWALVLSQVLLSMGLPFAIAPLTRLTNDRNLMGRFVNGAPMRVISWAVTGLITVLNLALIWLTLTGAG
- a CDS encoding CopG family transcriptional regulator — translated: MSDLTPEQLDEITADFEAGWSEHRLDAAEVRWGPGFAHVLPDDVRQALHRRALDEGLTDAELIERAVRAYLAA
- a CDS encoding sensor histidine kinase; the encoded protein is MVWDAVLACILWPPAAAGTMATATTLPHFLWSLLFTMPLIWRRTRPDVAAGGVALACLIQLAVWPGPISGDLCVPIVIYAVVAYGQPRRAKWWLWLALAGSVAAGLFWTLDDGFLTRHSMRTAIFSIMTETIVCAVIVLMAWYAGRFARERRLNIDQLRRRAEDLERERDQRVRLATQEERTRIAREMHDIVAHSLSVIVVQADGGAYLAHHEEAGDAATRLEASGRALDTVAETARRALTETRRLVGVLRDDSDEPAELAPSQGLAELPELIAETRRALPVTLEVVGDPDSHPPLPEGADLAAYRVVQESLTNTLKHAGPAATAAVTITHGPESVEILVVDDGRGTEGAADDGAGHGLVGMRERVAAWGGTLEARDRLDGGFQVRAVIPVEH
- a CDS encoding ABC transporter permease, producing MIHERRRLVPTLLAVILGIAFLAATLIMSATIKSSIVAQTSASVDGADAVVSADDSTTIPTSALSRIKARSGVDAVEPAISTTLQRTDRASTIEAHLTPPLSHGTSLASGRLPNNAGEVAINPLTTDSGVKIGQKINLSGFSDDAPARRVTVVGVISPGPRVSTNNDQQVYLDAATLMTLRGEQGYDTIYVSGSGGQDAVAASVRAVPGLDHKGITVRTADAQRDVLTDRAMAGSGAMTGFMTAFAVIALAVGAIVIVNTFGILVAQRTRTMALARCVGATRAQVRRSVMGDALEVGLTGSVLGVIAGAGLAQLIISVAGDSTNIPLANWISVSAASIIVPLAAGTLVTLLAALPPARRATRVPPVAALSPVIAEPTRRIGRVRLVIGLVLFAAGAALLAWAAVGADSMTPALLAGIAGGLMNFAGVLVLAVILIPRLARVIGRAAGRVGGVPADLAAENARRNPGRAAATVSALLVGVTLIVMTAVGAACGQSTINAALDKEFPFDASVTSSQPVTPAMVKAISRTEGVASAGAVPQAALTLGVEGHDDRSTEVTGLGYGPQARSTFRDTAPLKGLDDRHALVQASGVRSSDRVTLKSGGRTLTLTAVVPEGADASLGQVMLTSTTLEKVSPGAQPHQALVRYAQGTEASDVTSALTTALAPYPGASINSAADERAQVQQIVTIMMVLVIGLLAISVVIALVGVANTLGLSVLERTREIGLLRALGLTRRQIRAMFGHEAVQESVAAVIVGLVLGSAYGIAGAYALLGSEGTATMHISIPWAQLAAVTVVALAAGWLASVIPGRHAARISPAVALAGE
- a CDS encoding ATP-binding cassette domain-containing protein; this encodes MSRNAAVRAADLTKTYGADATLVRALDSVSLELPAGHFTAIMGASGSGKSTLLHCITGLDAPTSGQVWIGGTEITALSDDDLTRLRRDHVGFIFQSFNLMPTLDAEKNILLPLKLSRRRVDRQWFDRVAHLLGIDDRLDHRPSELSGGQQQRVAVARALITRPDVIVADEPTGALDSEASDDLLGFLRNCVDDLGQTVVMVTHDHHAAGYADRVVTLKDGRIDEDRWRSVRAGIPARAATHSDQEA
- a CDS encoding VanZ family protein; translated protein: MRRLAARVADWRAWRSRGLRLACTCALAAVIGVIVFTPDPGAGPGLAPPLEFTANIVMFVPVGAVAWWWRRSVPRNVVVGLVATVFIETIQGLFLPHRVADPRDVVANTAGALIGSLVCWWTSAALRRRDTP
- a CDS encoding PLD nuclease N-terminal domain-containing protein: MDMQILETGDLSAWASAGMLLLAVLAVVGLVTLFIAALVSVAKSPRLMAGGKLVWIVVVFCFPFLGPLVWFLWGRHVQTTMD
- a CDS encoding response regulator; its protein translation is MVRVGFRMVLDAQPDMTVVGEAGDGAEAVRLTAELHPDIVLMDIRMPRMDGLEATRTIIEADPAVRVLVLTTFDLDEYVHAALRAGAGGFLLKDAGPAELLAGIRAVSSGDAVVAPSATRRLLERFLPHDSAAQAPTDPKLIAALSDREREVLVCVGQGLTNTEIAGKLFLAETTVKTHIGHILTKLGLRDRVQMVITAYDAGLVRPGR